The Fulvivirga ligni genome window below encodes:
- a CDS encoding SpoIIE family protein phosphatase, translating into MITIIGLIFSPSVFSQKIDKSKLEQDLKTVVESKDYEKAAYYSYQLAKSSYSQKENKEALDYLDKYFDYSKKSEDELLEYLAYQLEGDIHLSMNDAGKALNSYKKSLKAANRIGRADFEIEASLATASAFMAQGRHKRAISPLEEGLSLSIVNHNIEAQERAYDLLIQSHKALGNSDKVKEYETLLSDLAPIAEEDNSGLEADVDSQATGTTRRRVRRNNGGLDKLRQVEDSLLAVRYSLEETEQSLRNMEAVSEKQLLEIDLLNKDKELADLEIKAQNARLKNAALIRNFIIVALLLTAALVVVLIRSYRKKIEANKEIDRQNKNIQSSINYAKRIQDAMLVNASVQESLIPESFILFKPRDSVSGDFYWFSEIKSWYDPDVVFAAVDCTGHGIPGAFMSLVGINALNNIVNRGEAESNQILENLDIEIRQALQQETTGNRDGMDIALCIYRKEKNILEFSGAKNPLIYIQDGELHQIKGDSRAIGGYRPTKKKPGPFKKHVVPIDQPTMIYVFSDGFQDQFGGGDNSKFMIKKFKELLLSIHHLPLAEQKRELDKTIEDWKGKEHQTDDILVMGIRLDEV; encoded by the coding sequence TTGATAACAATAATCGGACTTATTTTTAGTCCGTCTGTCTTTTCCCAAAAGATAGATAAAAGCAAACTGGAGCAGGATCTGAAAACGGTAGTGGAGAGCAAGGATTATGAGAAAGCTGCATATTACAGCTATCAGTTAGCTAAATCCAGCTACAGCCAAAAGGAAAATAAAGAGGCGCTGGATTACTTAGATAAATACTTTGATTATAGTAAAAAGTCTGAGGATGAGCTACTTGAATATCTCGCATATCAGTTAGAAGGTGACATTCATTTAAGTATGAACGATGCCGGCAAGGCACTGAACAGTTACAAAAAATCACTGAAAGCAGCTAATAGAATAGGTAGGGCAGACTTCGAAATAGAAGCATCATTAGCTACAGCCAGCGCATTTATGGCACAAGGCAGACATAAGCGTGCTATCAGCCCGTTGGAAGAAGGCCTTTCTTTATCTATAGTGAATCATAACATTGAAGCACAGGAGCGCGCCTATGATCTTTTGATACAAAGTCATAAAGCCTTAGGCAATTCTGATAAGGTAAAAGAATATGAAACCTTATTGTCAGATTTGGCGCCCATAGCTGAAGAGGATAATTCAGGTTTAGAGGCAGATGTTGATTCCCAAGCTACAGGTACCACAAGGAGAAGGGTCAGGAGAAATAATGGAGGCCTGGATAAATTAAGGCAGGTGGAGGATTCTTTGCTAGCAGTAAGATATTCTTTAGAGGAAACGGAACAGTCGCTCAGAAATATGGAGGCGGTAAGTGAGAAGCAGCTGCTGGAAATAGACTTGCTGAATAAGGATAAGGAGCTGGCTGATTTAGAAATAAAAGCTCAAAATGCCAGGCTGAAGAATGCGGCTTTGATCCGAAATTTCATCATTGTGGCTTTGTTGTTAACTGCAGCATTGGTAGTGGTACTTATTCGCAGTTACAGAAAAAAGATAGAGGCCAATAAAGAAATTGACAGGCAGAATAAAAACATTCAGAGTAGTATCAATTACGCTAAGCGAATTCAGGATGCTATGCTGGTAAACGCTTCAGTGCAAGAGAGTTTAATACCGGAATCATTTATATTATTCAAACCCAGAGATTCTGTAAGTGGTGATTTCTACTGGTTTTCAGAAATTAAAAGTTGGTATGACCCTGATGTGGTTTTTGCGGCGGTTGACTGTACAGGCCATGGTATACCGGGAGCATTCATGTCATTGGTGGGGATAAACGCCCTGAATAATATTGTGAACAGGGGAGAGGCGGAGTCTAACCAGATACTTGAAAACCTGGATATTGAAATACGCCAGGCCTTACAGCAAGAGACTACCGGGAACCGTGACGGTATGGATATTGCCCTTTGTATCTATAGAAAGGAAAAGAATATTCTGGAGTTTTCAGGAGCTAAAAATCCATTGATATACATTCAGGACGGAGAGCTACACCAGATCAAAGGTGATTCAAGAGCCATTGGAGGTTATAGACCTACCAAAAAGAAGCCTGGACCATTCAAAAAACATGTGGTACCTATAGATCAGCCCACTATGATCTATGTTTTCTCTGATGGTTTTCAAGACCAGTTTGGTGGTGGTGACAACAGCAAGTTTATGATCAAGAAGTTCAAAGAATTACTGTTGAGCATTCATCATTTGCCGCTAGCAGAACAGAAGAGAGAGCTTGATAAGACTATTGAAGATTGGAAAGGCAAAGAGCACCAAACAGATGATATCCTGGTAATGGGTATCCGCTTGGATGAAGTATGA
- a CDS encoding gluconate 5-dehydrogenase yields MTNLFDLTGKVALITGGTHGLGMAMAKALGDAGATLVINGHTPAKMTEAMQEYKAGGYKAYEFLFDVTNEEEAASNIKKIESEIGPIEILVNNAGMIQRVPALEMEVADFRKVLDVDVTGPFIMSKQVAKYMVERKRGKIINICSMMSELGRNTVSAYAAAKGGLKMLTRNLATEWAKYNIQVNGIGPGYFATDQTAPIRVDGHPFNDFIVNRTPAGRWGDPEDLGGTTIFLASKASNFVNGQIIYVDGGILATIGKPTNEA; encoded by the coding sequence ATGACCAATCTATTTGACTTAACCGGAAAAGTAGCGCTTATCACTGGTGGCACGCATGGTCTGGGTATGGCTATGGCCAAAGCACTAGGCGATGCCGGAGCAACGCTGGTTATTAATGGCCACACCCCCGCTAAAATGACAGAGGCAATGCAAGAATACAAAGCTGGTGGTTATAAGGCATATGAGTTTTTGTTTGATGTTACTAACGAAGAAGAAGCGGCTAGCAACATTAAGAAGATAGAAAGTGAAATCGGACCCATTGAGATCTTAGTGAACAATGCCGGCATGATTCAAAGAGTGCCAGCACTGGAGATGGAAGTGGCAGACTTCAGAAAAGTATTAGATGTAGACGTTACCGGGCCGTTCATTATGAGCAAGCAGGTAGCTAAATACATGGTGGAAAGGAAGAGAGGAAAGATCATTAATATATGCTCTATGATGAGTGAGCTGGGAAGAAATACGGTGTCAGCCTATGCTGCTGCTAAAGGAGGGCTGAAAATGCTCACCAGAAACCTGGCTACGGAATGGGCAAAATATAACATTCAGGTCAATGGCATTGGCCCTGGCTATTTTGCTACAGACCAGACTGCTCCAATAAGAGTGGATGGCCATCCTTTTAATGACTTTATAGTAAACAGGACCCCTGCCGGAAGATGGGGAGATCCTGAAGACCTGGGCGGGACTACCATATTCCTCGCCAGCAAAGCAAGCAACTTCGTTAATGGACAGATTATTTATGTAGATGGTGGTATATTAGCAACCATAGGCAAACCCACTAACGAAGCTTAA
- a CDS encoding PfkB family carbohydrate kinase, whose product MMTKKVVTFGEVMLRLSTPNHSRFVQSTSFDATYGGGEANVAVSLAQLGLKAAHVTRFPDNELGKAASNQLRSFGVNTDSIVYGDHRMGLYFLETGSSVRPSKIIYDRADSAFAHIQPGMLDWDKILDGADWFHWTGITPAISQGAADCCKEAIKVANKKGITVSGDINYRKNLWQYGKKATEIMPELIEGCDLLVASTYDAKDILGIDSQDIKHKELTVFSQITTQFPKVKKIVTTERDSISASHNTLTGHLFDGAEMLKTEVFEVNPIVDRVGGGDAFIAGVIYGQLVYEDDQKSIDFGVAASILKHTIERDANLATVEEIESLMNGNTSGRIVR is encoded by the coding sequence ATGATGACTAAAAAGGTAGTGACATTTGGCGAAGTAATGCTTCGCCTTTCTACTCCCAACCATTCTCGTTTTGTTCAGTCAACCAGCTTTGATGCTACTTATGGCGGTGGAGAGGCAAACGTAGCGGTATCTTTAGCTCAGCTGGGCCTAAAGGCTGCTCATGTTACTCGCTTTCCTGATAATGAATTAGGTAAGGCTGCCTCTAATCAACTCAGAAGCTTTGGAGTAAACACTGATTCCATTGTTTATGGTGATCATAGAATGGGATTATACTTTCTTGAAACGGGCAGCAGCGTACGTCCGAGCAAAATCATTTATGACCGGGCTGATTCTGCTTTTGCTCATATTCAACCCGGCATGCTAGACTGGGATAAAATTTTAGATGGTGCCGACTGGTTTCACTGGACGGGAATAACGCCGGCTATTTCACAAGGTGCTGCAGACTGCTGCAAGGAAGCCATTAAAGTGGCTAATAAGAAAGGGATAACTGTTTCAGGTGATATAAACTATCGTAAGAACCTGTGGCAATATGGTAAGAAAGCTACTGAAATTATGCCTGAACTTATTGAGGGTTGTGACCTGCTAGTGGCCAGCACATATGATGCAAAGGACATTTTGGGAATAGATTCTCAAGACATCAAACATAAAGAACTGACTGTTTTTAGTCAGATCACCACTCAGTTTCCTAAAGTGAAGAAAATAGTAACTACGGAAAGAGATTCCATCAGTGCATCACATAATACCTTAACAGGACATTTATTTGATGGAGCTGAAATGCTAAAAACAGAAGTATTTGAGGTAAACCCAATAGTGGACAGAGTAGGTGGAGGTGATGCCTTTATTGCTGGTGTTATTTACGGTCAGTTAGTTTATGAGGATGATCAAAAATCCATTGATTTTGGCGTGGCAGCTTCTATTTTGAAACATACAATAGAGCGTGATGCTAACCTGGCTACTGTAGAAGAAATTGAAAGTTTAATGAACGGAAATACTTCCGGAAGAATAGTAAGATAA
- a CDS encoding LacI family DNA-binding transcriptional regulator, protein MAGKGKTTIHDIASALNITASTVSRALNNNPRISKNTRKAVQKVAKELNYQPNNIAAALRNGKSHIIGVVVPTANRAFFSSVVRGIEEIANKLNYKVIICQSYEDYDQEVQTIDALLSARVDGIIASISKNTLDFEHFKKAQDRGTPVVLFDRTTDEIETGQVMIDDYLGAYKVTEHLIEQGCKRIAHFTNPIKINIYKDRLRGYLDALRDNNIKIDDDLIVESNMQLEDGRESMEKLLALDNRPDAVFSASDYGAMGAMQVLKEQGLNIPQDVALAGFSNEPFTSFTDPTLTTVDQLSITMGKVCAELFFKQIKAGNKKELPQKTVLKPELIIRQSSLKKG, encoded by the coding sequence ATGGCAGGAAAAGGAAAAACTACAATTCATGATATCGCTTCAGCGCTAAATATTACGGCATCTACGGTATCCAGGGCGTTAAATAATAACCCCCGAATAAGTAAAAACACCCGAAAAGCTGTACAAAAAGTAGCTAAAGAGCTCAACTACCAGCCTAATAATATTGCGGCGGCACTTAGAAATGGTAAGAGCCATATCATTGGTGTAGTAGTACCTACAGCTAACAGGGCCTTTTTCTCCTCTGTTGTAAGAGGGATTGAAGAAATCGCTAATAAGCTTAATTACAAGGTTATCATCTGCCAGTCATATGAAGATTATGACCAGGAGGTGCAAACTATTGATGCTCTTCTAAGTGCACGCGTAGACGGAATAATTGCCTCTATCAGCAAGAATACCCTTGATTTTGAGCACTTTAAGAAAGCTCAGGATCGTGGCACACCTGTTGTTCTTTTTGACCGTACTACCGATGAAATAGAGACCGGCCAGGTAATGATTGATGATTATCTGGGAGCTTATAAAGTTACTGAGCACCTGATTGAGCAAGGTTGTAAGCGCATCGCTCACTTCACTAACCCTATAAAAATCAACATTTATAAAGATCGACTCAGAGGTTATTTGGATGCTTTAAGAGATAATAACATCAAAATAGATGATGATCTTATTGTAGAAAGCAATATGCAGCTGGAAGATGGAAGAGAAAGCATGGAAAAGCTTTTGGCCTTAGATAATAGACCGGATGCGGTTTTCTCTGCCAGTGATTACGGTGCCATGGGCGCCATGCAGGTACTGAAAGAGCAGGGTTTAAATATACCTCAGGATGTGGCGCTGGCAGGATTCAGTAATGAGCCTTTCACCTCCTTTACAGATCCAACACTCACCACTGTAGATCAGCTGAGTATCACCATGGGTAAAGTTTGTGCCGAGCTTTTCTTTAAACAGATAAAAGCAGGCAACAAAAAGGAGCTTCCTCAAAAAACCGTACTTAAACCTGAATTGATCATTAGACAATCATCCTTGAAAAAAGGATAA
- a CDS encoding amidohydrolase family protein: MKNILIILCLLIAKTAFGQSNPSVYIKNATYLDVKKGKYVTGVNILISDDQIIDIGKKVAKPAGAAELDATGKFIIPGLIDAHIHFFQSGGLYTRPDAIDLRDVRSYDDEIAFMHENLDNTLDRYLKVGITTVYDVGGPMANYEIRKMANEKEVAPNVFLTGPLVSTYQPKAFEIEDPPIIKVHTEEEAREVVRKQLPFKPDFIKIWYINLPDLTADQTFKLIQAAIGESHKHDLPVAVHATELSTAKLAVKAGANFLVHNVDDEPVDQEFIKLLKDNNVTLIPTMIVAGKYSQVFSQDNHLTTADFKYADPFVLGSLFDLQHITGKDDMIQKYKDYSVKGQSRLANEDAMRKSNLKALFDAGVKIATGTDAGNVGTQHASSYYEELEWMKASGMTNLDIIKASTINAAEILGKSQLGSINKGMQADLVITNIDPLKEINFVDGIEYTISAGHLIKTDTLLADTPEVLAQKQLNAYNARDIEAFLEPYAEDVKIYQFPNQLSMEGKEAMRKSYSGMFERITNLHCELVNRIVQGNTVIDHESVIGFGEDRFEAVAVYKIKDGKIAEVYFIR; encoded by the coding sequence ATGAAAAACATATTAATCATTTTGTGCCTGCTGATAGCCAAGACAGCTTTCGGTCAATCCAATCCGTCTGTATATATTAAAAATGCCACCTATTTAGATGTAAAAAAGGGGAAATATGTCACAGGAGTCAATATCTTGATAAGCGATGACCAAATCATTGACATAGGTAAAAAGGTGGCAAAGCCAGCAGGAGCTGCTGAGTTGGACGCTACGGGTAAGTTTATTATCCCTGGACTGATTGATGCTCACATCCACTTCTTTCAGTCTGGAGGGCTATATACACGTCCGGATGCTATTGATTTAAGAGACGTGAGGTCATATGATGATGAGATAGCTTTCATGCATGAAAATTTGGATAACACGTTAGACCGATATTTAAAAGTTGGAATTACCACCGTATATGATGTTGGTGGACCTATGGCCAATTATGAGATAAGAAAAATGGCTAATGAAAAGGAGGTAGCTCCAAACGTTTTTCTTACCGGACCGCTGGTTTCGACCTATCAGCCTAAGGCCTTCGAAATTGAAGATCCACCTATTATTAAAGTGCACACAGAGGAGGAAGCAAGGGAAGTGGTGCGAAAGCAGTTGCCTTTCAAACCGGATTTTATTAAAATTTGGTATATCAATTTACCAGATTTAACTGCTGACCAAACTTTTAAGCTTATTCAGGCTGCCATCGGCGAAAGTCATAAGCATGATCTACCTGTGGCTGTGCATGCTACGGAGCTAAGTACCGCTAAGCTGGCAGTAAAGGCAGGTGCCAATTTCCTTGTTCATAATGTGGATGATGAGCCTGTGGATCAGGAGTTTATAAAGCTATTGAAAGATAACAATGTCACTTTGATACCAACTATGATAGTGGCTGGCAAATACAGTCAGGTATTTTCTCAGGATAATCATCTTACCACAGCAGACTTTAAGTATGCTGATCCTTTTGTGCTAGGGTCATTATTTGATCTTCAACACATCACAGGAAAAGATGATATGATTCAAAAGTATAAAGACTATAGTGTAAAAGGTCAAAGTAGGTTGGCTAACGAAGATGCTATGAGAAAATCTAACCTAAAAGCGTTGTTTGATGCCGGGGTGAAAATAGCTACAGGTACTGATGCAGGTAATGTGGGTACTCAACACGCCAGTTCTTATTATGAAGAATTAGAATGGATGAAAGCAAGTGGAATGACAAATCTTGATATCATAAAAGCATCTACCATAAATGCTGCAGAGATCTTAGGTAAGAGTCAGTTGGGGAGTATCAATAAAGGCATGCAAGCGGATTTGGTCATTACCAATATAGACCCATTAAAGGAAATCAATTTTGTAGATGGAATAGAGTACACAATTTCTGCGGGGCACCTTATCAAAACTGACACCCTGCTTGCGGATACTCCCGAAGTGTTAGCTCAGAAGCAACTTAATGCCTATAACGCCAGAGATATTGAAGCTTTTCTGGAGCCATATGCCGAAGACGTGAAGATATATCAGTTTCCTAATCAGTTGAGTATGGAAGGAAAAGAGGCCATGAGGAAGAGCTATTCTGGGATGTTCGAGCGCATTACTAATCTGCATTGCGAGCTGGTAAACAGAATAGTTCAGGGAAACACTGTAATAGATCACGAATCTGTAATTGGGTTTGGAGAGGATAGGTTTGAGGCTGTAGCAGTTTACAAAATAAAGGACGGTAAAATTGCTGAGGTGTACTTTATCAGATAG
- the uxaC gene encoding glucuronate isomerase yields MSFLSENFLLETKTAQQLYHDHAAKMPIIDYHCHLPPDEIASDKNFENLTKIWLNGDHYKWRAMRTNGVNEKYCTGDASDYEKFEKWAATVPYTMRNPLYHWTHMELKKPFGINKILKPESAREIYDACTEKLQTKEFSVRNILKQMNVKVVCTTDDPIDSLEHHQKIKQDGFDVHILPAFRADKLLAIENSDVFLPYLNKLSEVSGVGIESYDDLLTALKNRHDFFHEMGCRLSDHGLETVYADDYTESEIKAIFSKALNKQALSPEEVSKFRSAMLYDMAVMDHVKGWTQQFHLGALRNNNTRMMRELGPDTGFDSIGDFGVASALAKFMDRLDNTNQLAKTILYNLNPSQNELYATMIGNFNDGSVAGKIQYGSAWWFLDQKDGMIKQMNALSNMGLLSRFVGMLTDSRSFLSYPRHEYFRRILCNLIGNDVENGELPASEMAWMGELVENICYNNAKNYFNF; encoded by the coding sequence ATGTCATTTTTATCAGAGAATTTTTTGCTGGAAACAAAGACAGCACAACAATTATATCATGATCATGCGGCTAAAATGCCCATCATAGATTATCACTGTCACCTACCTCCTGATGAAATAGCCAGTGATAAAAATTTTGAAAACCTCACCAAAATATGGTTGAACGGTGACCACTATAAGTGGAGAGCTATGCGTACCAATGGTGTGAATGAAAAATACTGTACCGGTGATGCCTCTGACTATGAAAAGTTTGAAAAATGGGCTGCTACCGTGCCTTATACCATGCGTAATCCATTATACCATTGGACACACATGGAGCTTAAAAAGCCATTTGGTATCAATAAAATATTAAAACCAGAATCTGCCAGAGAGATTTATGACGCTTGCACTGAGAAGCTTCAAACCAAAGAATTCAGCGTAAGAAATATTCTGAAGCAGATGAATGTAAAAGTGGTTTGCACCACTGATGATCCTATTGACAGCTTGGAGCATCACCAGAAAATAAAGCAAGACGGATTTGATGTACATATCTTGCCTGCTTTTAGAGCTGATAAACTTCTGGCCATAGAAAACAGTGATGTATTCCTACCTTATCTTAACAAATTAAGTGAGGTTTCGGGAGTAGGCATTGAAAGCTATGATGATCTTTTAACTGCCCTTAAAAACAGACATGATTTCTTCCATGAAATGGGCTGCAGACTATCAGATCATGGCCTTGAAACTGTTTATGCTGATGATTATACTGAAAGCGAAATAAAAGCCATATTCAGCAAGGCACTTAACAAACAAGCTCTTTCTCCTGAAGAGGTGAGCAAGTTTAGATCAGCAATGCTTTATGATATGGCCGTTATGGATCATGTTAAAGGATGGACTCAGCAGTTCCACCTGGGTGCATTGAGAAACAACAACACCAGAATGATGCGTGAGCTTGGCCCTGACACCGGTTTTGATTCCATCGGTGACTTTGGTGTCGCCTCGGCTTTAGCCAAATTCATGGATAGATTGGATAATACTAACCAACTGGCTAAGACCATTTTATACAATCTCAATCCTAGCCAGAACGAGCTTTATGCTACTATGATCGGTAACTTCAATGACGGATCTGTGGCTGGTAAAATCCAGTATGGTTCTGCCTGGTGGTTTTTAGATCAAAAAGATGGCATGATCAAGCAAATGAATGCGCTTTCAAACATGGGACTTCTAAGCAGGTTTGTAGGTATGCTTACAGACTCCAGAAGCTTCCTCTCCTACCCAAGGCATGAATATTTTAGAAGAATTTTATGCAATTTAATCGGAAATGACGTTGAGAATGGAGAACTCCCTGCTAGTGAGATGGCCTGGATGGGTGAATTAGTGGAGAATATTTGTTATAACAACGCCAAGAACTATTTCAACTTCTAA
- the kduI gene encoding 5-dehydro-4-deoxy-D-glucuronate isomerase: MSIKYSVRHAIHHEDSKNYDTKKLRSSYLIETLFEEDTIHAVYTLYDRLIVGGINPVNKALKLETFDTLKSENFLDRREIGIINVAAPTKVTVDGSDYELGNKEALYIGMGTKEVLFHPSLEGETKLYFNSAPAHRNYPTKKVSLDEAETVELGSMESSNHRIIRKVLVNSVVPTCQLQMGVTELKTGSVWNTMPAHTHDRRMEAYFYFELPEDAAVCHFMGEPDETRHIWMKNHQAVISPPWSIHSGAGTSNYTFIWGMAGENLDYGDMDKVEPTDLR; encoded by the coding sequence ATGAGCATAAAATATTCAGTAAGGCATGCAATTCATCATGAGGACAGCAAAAACTATGATACCAAAAAATTGCGCAGCTCTTATTTAATAGAAACGCTATTTGAAGAAGATACTATTCACGCCGTTTATACGCTCTATGATAGATTAATTGTTGGTGGTATCAATCCTGTAAACAAAGCTTTAAAGTTAGAAACATTTGACACTCTGAAATCAGAAAACTTTCTGGATAGAAGAGAAATAGGAATTATAAATGTAGCTGCTCCTACTAAAGTAACAGTAGACGGTAGTGATTATGAGCTAGGAAACAAAGAGGCCTTATATATAGGCATGGGAACAAAAGAGGTTCTGTTTCACCCATCATTAGAAGGAGAAACGAAGTTGTATTTCAACTCTGCTCCGGCTCATAGGAACTACCCTACCAAAAAGGTATCTCTGGATGAGGCCGAAACAGTAGAGCTGGGCAGCATGGAAAGTTCAAATCATAGAATCATCAGAAAGGTCTTAGTAAACTCTGTAGTGCCTACCTGTCAGTTACAAATGGGAGTAACCGAACTTAAAACAGGTAGTGTATGGAACACTATGCCGGCGCATACTCATGACAGAAGAATGGAAGCTTATTTCTACTTCGAACTTCCTGAAGATGCCGCTGTATGCCATTTTATGGGTGAACCTGATGAAACACGTCATATTTGGATGAAAAATCACCAGGCAGTGATATCACCACCATGGTCAATCCACAGTGGTGCGGGAACTTCTAATTACACCTTTATATGGGGTATGGCTGGAGAAAACCTGGATTATGGAGATATGGACAAAGTAGAACCAACTGACCTGAGATAA
- a CDS encoding bifunctional 4-hydroxy-2-oxoglutarate aldolase/2-dehydro-3-deoxy-phosphogluconate aldolase: MARFTRIQVALKMKETGLVAVFYHPDLEVCKKVLKACYDGGLRVFEFTNRGDFAHEIFGELEKYAKQHASGLILGVGSIVDAPTAALYIQLGASFIVSPVLNEDMAKVCNRRKIMWSPGCGSVSEISKAEELGAEVVKIFPASQVGGPDFIKAVKGPLPWASIMPTGGVEPTHDNLISWFAAGAHCVGMGSQLITSNFISNNDYEGLKNKVQETMLLVDSVRP; the protein is encoded by the coding sequence ATGGCAAGATTTACACGCATTCAAGTAGCACTAAAGATGAAAGAAACTGGTTTAGTTGCCGTTTTCTATCATCCTGATTTAGAAGTCTGTAAAAAAGTATTAAAAGCCTGCTATGACGGAGGCCTTCGAGTTTTTGAATTCACCAATCGTGGTGATTTCGCTCATGAAATCTTCGGAGAGCTAGAAAAGTATGCCAAGCAGCACGCTAGTGGTCTTATTCTAGGTGTAGGCTCTATTGTAGATGCGCCTACAGCAGCACTTTATATTCAACTTGGAGCTAGCTTTATAGTATCTCCGGTGCTCAATGAAGATATGGCGAAAGTTTGTAACAGACGAAAAATCATGTGGTCACCTGGTTGTGGATCTGTTTCTGAAATATCTAAAGCTGAGGAACTTGGAGCTGAAGTAGTAAAAATCTTCCCTGCCAGCCAGGTAGGCGGACCGGATTTCATCAAGGCTGTAAAAGGACCATTGCCATGGGCTAGCATTATGCCTACAGGTGGTGTAGAACCTACTCATGATAACCTCATTTCGTGGTTTGCAGCTGGCGCACATTGCGTAGGGATGGGATCTCAATTGATCACTTCTAATTTCATTTCGAATAATGATTACGAAGGCCTAAAGAATAAAGTACAGGAGACCATGTTATTGGTAGATTCTGTAAGACCTTAA
- a CDS encoding tagaturonate reductase — translation MKPLNEQTAGIQKNHPVKVLQFGEGNFLRAFVDWVIDILNEKADFNGGIHVVQPIEQGMVNMLNDQDCLYHVLLQGIQNGETIDDKRLITSINSASNPYEDYKAYLQLGENPDLEFVISNTTEAGIRFDESDKRMDSLPDSFPGKLTALLYHRFKHFNGAADKGLTLIPCELIENNGVNLKKAILQYAEHWALSNEFISWIESSNKFCNTLVDRIVPGYPRENIKEIQAELGFEDNLVVKAEPFLLWVIDAPEGVKEAFPTHKTDLDVLFVKDITPYRTRKVRILNGAHTSLVPVAYLHGVRTVRESVEDDYTGEFIKETIFDEIVPTLDLPQEELEKFANAVLERFQNPFIRHELISIALNSTSKYKVRVLPSVLEYYNRKNSLPHHLVHALAALIVFYKGEWRDEKIALNDSADVMEFFGQIWNGDQEQIAQKVLSNTALWDTDLTKVEGLESELQTEINSLVKAEKEKSYLQ, via the coding sequence ATGAAACCCCTCAATGAACAAACAGCCGGAATTCAGAAGAATCATCCGGTAAAAGTGCTTCAGTTTGGTGAAGGTAATTTCCTTAGGGCCTTCGTAGACTGGGTAATTGATATATTAAATGAAAAGGCCGATTTCAATGGTGGTATTCATGTGGTACAACCCATTGAACAAGGCATGGTCAACATGCTGAATGACCAGGATTGCCTTTATCATGTATTGCTTCAGGGCATTCAGAATGGAGAAACAATTGATGATAAAAGATTGATCACCAGTATTAATTCCGCTTCTAATCCTTATGAAGATTATAAAGCATATCTGCAGTTAGGAGAAAATCCTGATCTGGAGTTTGTCATTTCCAATACCACCGAAGCTGGTATTAGATTCGATGAATCTGATAAGAGAATGGATAGCCTTCCAGACAGCTTTCCTGGTAAATTAACTGCCTTACTTTATCATAGATTTAAGCATTTCAATGGTGCAGCTGATAAGGGGCTAACCTTAATTCCATGCGAACTGATTGAAAATAATGGAGTGAATCTTAAAAAGGCCATATTACAATATGCTGAACATTGGGCCTTATCCAATGAATTTATTAGCTGGATAGAAAGCAGTAACAAATTCTGCAACACCTTGGTTGACAGGATAGTACCTGGATATCCAAGAGAGAATATAAAAGAAATTCAGGCTGAATTAGGCTTTGAAGATAATTTGGTGGTAAAGGCTGAGCCCTTCTTACTTTGGGTGATAGACGCCCCTGAAGGCGTAAAAGAGGCCTTCCCTACTCATAAGACTGATCTGGATGTACTTTTTGTAAAAGACATTACGCCATATAGAACCAGAAAAGTAAGAATTCTTAATGGTGCACATACTTCCTTGGTGCCTGTAGCCTATTTGCATGGCGTGAGAACGGTACGAGAATCTGTGGAAGATGATTACACTGGTGAATTCATTAAAGAAACCATATTTGATGAAATTGTACCAACGTTGGATCTGCCTCAGGAGGAATTAGAGAAGTTTGCTAATGCCGTACTGGAAAGATTTCAAAATCCTTTCATCAGACATGAGTTAATTTCCATTGCGCTTAACTCTACTTCTAAGTATAAGGTAAGGGTTCTTCCATCAGTTTTGGAATACTATAACCGTAAAAACAGTTTACCACATCATCTGGTACATGCATTGGCTGCGCTCATAGTATTTTACAAAGGCGAATGGAGAGATGAGAAGATTGCCCTCAATGACTCTGCAGATGTGATGGAGTTTTTTGGGCAAATTTGGAATGGAGATCAGGAGCAAATTGCGCAGAAGGTACTTTCTAACACTGCTCTGTGGGATACAGACTTAACCAAGGTTGAGGGACTGGAAAGTGAGCTACAGACTGAAATTAACAGTTTGGTTAAGGCTGAAAAAGAAAAATCGTACTTACAATAA